The Chiloscyllium punctatum isolate Juve2018m chromosome 19, sChiPun1.3, whole genome shotgun sequence DNA segment TAGGGATACACAATCTTATTTATTTCAAAAAATGTATTAAATATTGGATATAATGTAAACTATTCGAACGCGAGTTTAATTACATTAAAacaagcttttaaaaaaaacgaTATAAAAAAGTAATCTTAGATTGACGCAGATTAATGGGATCCACTAACAAATAGCGGCAAAAATTCTATCGCTGTACATTAGTGTCCGATTCTCGTGTTACCATTCACACATACTCGACTTGTAAGAAACAGTCCTTCTCACACGAAATTACCGACTCCATTGCTAAACTagtttttctccccccccccccccaaacaattAAAGCTAatctcccccaccccatgtttaAGAGATTTGGGGATCGATATTTTAAAAAGTTGCGCCAAGTGAATTCGTGAGCTTTCTTTTGGATGGTACGTTGAACCCGCACTAAGTTACGTGGCAAGTCTATGCTCGAAAGAGCTCACAGTCCAAACAAAACGCGCTTGACAAAACTAAACGATATAGTGTCATTTTTTCGAAGTAACGGTGACCAGCCGAATGGGCCCGTTCCGTCTACACGTAGTTCTTGCTCGGAGCCGTAGATCTGGCCACAGAGTATTTTGCCGAGTACGTGTTGTCTTCTTtgggagggcaggagcagcagagCAGAGCCCCTCCGAGGATCAGCAGACCCGAGGTCCCCCAACCGATGTACAAGGAGGCTCCCAGCTCCCTCCTCTGGGCGTCCGTCACCAGTGGGTTGTAGAAATCCTTGATGATGGTGTTTGCAGACCAGGACACTGGGATCAGGGTGAGCACTCCAGCCAGGATGAAGACGATTCCAGATACAATGGTAACTTTAGCCTTCGTTACCTCGTTTTCTATACAGTTGGTACACTTGCCTCCCACGATGGAGATCAGAATGCCCAGGACTCCCACCACAATAGCAATGACGGTCAGAGCTCTGGAAGCCTGTAGGTCTTGCGAGAGGGCCAGCAGCGAGTCGTACACCTTACACTGCATCTGCCCGGTGCTCTGAACAATACAGTTCATCCAAAGCCCTTCCCAAATGATCTGCGCCACCACGATGTTGTTCCCAATGAAAGCGGTCACTCTCCACATGGGAAGGACGCAGGTGATAATGGCTCCCAGCCACCCGAACACACACAGGGCGATGCCCAGAATCTGGAGTCCCATTGATGCCATTTTCAGTTACTGCTCTTGTCAGCTGTAGAAGACTAATGTGTTGGCTGCTGTCTCAGTCTGTTCTAAAAGCTATAGCCCCAACACAACGGTACTTATTGAATGCACGTGGGCGGATAGTATCGTTTCAGCCCCGATCCTCCGCCCCCCAATTACCTCAACACAAGAAACCTGAGTTTCGACTCCGGTTCCACATCCATCGCTTATTCCAATTGGTCCACGGGGACGTGCGTCAGCTACATTTTAAAGGGGGCGCTGGAAGATATTTTCCAATCGTTGAGATTACGAAATATATTGAGAAATAGTCATGTGTCGAttgatgtaatgtgattgatTGTCGATTCCTATAATTTGAAATTATTTTGTCAGCCTTAAGTGAGACGCGTTTGTCATCCCTGTAATGTGTTGGTTAAATTATACCCCAGCCTAATCTCGGTTTCGGTGATCGAACTCGATGCGAGAGTTTACATCCACACCCAACGGTTCCCAGGAACAAACACCAAAGACTAGGTATCCAAAACAAAAACGAAatttgttggatgtggaaggttaaAATGGGAATTATTGTTGGAGGTCTTTGCAGTCAATCTGTACACAAAACTATCTTACAATAACAACTGACCGGCTAATCGTTTATTCTTGATGGATCTCAGCTGTTCCTTGAATTGTGCCATTTCTATTCACCAAAACAGAAACCGTGGTTTGCTGAAGTGATTTTACACTTTTAACACTGACATTGGTGAATCGGTTACTTGTTTTCGGCCCGTTTTGATTTTATTTCAACTGAAAGCAATGGGAGTGAAAAATCGGAAAATGGGCGGCAgaaactcactcactctccaattCCACCTGCTCGCAAAAGTAGAAAAGTCACTGCAATATATTGACAATGTCTTGATCTCCCGATATACGGGATTGACAAAAATTGAAAACCGTTGTTGACCCTGATTGG contains these protein-coding regions:
- the LOC140491384 gene encoding claudin-4-like — encoded protein: MASMGLQILGIALCVFGWLGAIITCVLPMWRVTAFIGNNIVVAQIIWEGLWMNCIVQSTGQMQCKVYDSLLALSQDLQASRALTVIAIVVGVLGILISIVGGKCTNCIENEVTKAKVTIVSGIVFILAGVLTLIPVSWSANTIIKDFYNPLVTDAQRRELGASLYIGWGTSGLLILGGALLCCSCPPKEDNTYSAKYSVARSTAPSKNYV